A genomic stretch from Sinorhizobium terangae includes:
- a CDS encoding TetR/AcrR family transcriptional regulator has product MTSAKSLQQEKSLQDQQLHPSSGGRHAAGEDPAKREQILEGAKRVFMRSNFDAASMNDITREAGVSKGTLYVYFENKEDLFEALIARERSLIVDSVKQFLNDNAPLEDALHDFGVTLVTSMTSDYTIRAMRTVLSVTDRMPRLAQRFFTATPENGYTVLKTYLDQQVEAGTLLIDDTEIAAKQFIELSSAGIFKGRLFGMCEAPSADRIEKNVRSAIHVFLAAYGRKTNAD; this is encoded by the coding sequence ATGACGTCAGCGAAAAGCCTACAGCAGGAAAAATCCCTGCAGGATCAGCAACTACACCCTTCGAGCGGTGGGCGGCACGCCGCCGGCGAGGATCCGGCTAAACGCGAGCAAATCCTTGAAGGCGCAAAACGCGTTTTCATGAGGAGCAACTTCGACGCTGCCAGCATGAACGATATCACCCGCGAGGCAGGCGTTTCGAAGGGTACGCTCTACGTCTATTTCGAGAACAAGGAAGACCTGTTCGAGGCGCTGATCGCGCGCGAGCGCAGCCTCATCGTCGACAGCGTCAAGCAGTTTCTGAACGACAACGCGCCGCTTGAAGACGCGCTGCATGATTTCGGAGTGACACTCGTGACGAGCATGACGTCCGACTACACGATCCGGGCCATGCGCACTGTGCTCAGCGTGACGGATCGGATGCCGCGGCTGGCGCAGCGCTTCTTCACTGCAACACCGGAGAACGGCTACACGGTCCTGAAAACTTATCTCGACCAGCAGGTCGAGGCCGGCACGCTGTTGATCGATGACACGGAAATAGCCGCGAAACAGTTCATCGAACTGTCCTCGGCGGGAATCTTCAAGGGTCGCCTCTTCGGCATGTGCGAAGCACCCTCGGCCGACCGGATCGAGAAGAACGTGAGATCGGCCATCCATGTGTTCCTGGCCGCCTACGGTCGGAAAACGAACGCCGACTAA
- a CDS encoding TerC family protein, with the protein MQEILTLAQSPEAWVALITLIVMEVVLGIDNLIFISILTNKLPPQNRVSARRIGIGLALIMRLALLGTVAWIVQLTEPVFEALGHAFSWKDMILLAGGLFLVWKATKEIHHNVDPSDHGEDFIASSAINSFAAAIGQILLLDLVFSVDSIITAVGMTPHLPIMVAAVIVAVTVMLLAATPLANFIERNPTIVMLALAFLLMIGTTLMAEGMGFHVPKGYVYAAMAFSALVEMLNMMARNARLRRQQAKKLH; encoded by the coding sequence ATGCAGGAAATCCTGACGCTCGCCCAAAGCCCCGAGGCTTGGGTCGCTCTGATCACGCTCATTGTCATGGAGGTCGTGCTCGGCATCGACAACTTGATCTTCATTTCCATCCTCACGAACAAGCTTCCCCCCCAAAACCGCGTCAGCGCCCGCCGCATCGGCATCGGCCTTGCACTGATCATGCGCCTGGCGCTGCTCGGCACCGTTGCCTGGATCGTGCAACTGACCGAGCCGGTCTTCGAGGCCCTCGGCCACGCCTTCTCCTGGAAGGACATGATCCTGCTTGCCGGCGGTCTCTTTCTCGTCTGGAAGGCGACCAAGGAGATCCACCACAATGTCGATCCCAGCGATCATGGCGAGGACTTCATCGCTTCTTCGGCGATCAACAGCTTTGCTGCAGCGATCGGCCAGATCCTGCTGCTTGACCTCGTCTTCTCGGTCGACAGCATCATCACCGCCGTCGGCATGACCCCGCATCTGCCGATCATGGTCGCTGCGGTGATCGTCGCCGTCACTGTCATGCTGCTCGCGGCGACGCCGCTTGCCAACTTCATCGAAAGAAACCCGACGATCGTGATGCTGGCGCTTGCCTTCCTGCTGATGATCGGCACCACGCTGATGGCCGAGGGCATGGGCTTCCACGTTCCGAAGGGCTACGTCTACGCCGCCATGGCGTTCTCGGCCCTCGTCGAGATGCTGAACATGATGGCGCGCAACGCCCGGCTGAGAAGGCAGCAGGCGAAGAAGCTGCACTAA
- a CDS encoding ligase-associated DNA damage response exonuclease, which yields MRPDNLLYPAPKGLYCERGEFYIDPVEPVERALITHGHADHARAGHAHVLATRETLDIMRIRYGDGFCGASQIAPLGETITVNGVTVRFHPAGHVLGSAQIAVEANGTRIVVSGDYKRRPDRTCRAFEPVPCDVFITEATFGLPVFHHPDDGAEIARLLMSLRQFPERAHMVGAYALGKAQRVIALLRQQGYDEPIHIHGALARLCEYYQNEGIALGEIRPATLAGESRRDFAGAIVIGPPSAFADRWARRFADPLAGFASGWMLIRQRAKQRGVELPLVISDHCDWAELTGTIREIAPAEVWVTHGREEALVRWCELQGIPARSLHLVGYDDEGE from the coding sequence ATGAGACCGGACAACCTGCTCTATCCCGCCCCCAAGGGCCTCTACTGCGAACGCGGCGAATTCTACATCGACCCAGTAGAACCGGTCGAACGGGCGCTGATCACGCACGGGCATGCCGACCATGCCCGCGCGGGCCATGCCCATGTGCTCGCGACGCGCGAGACGCTGGACATCATGCGCATCCGCTACGGCGATGGCTTTTGCGGTGCGAGCCAGATCGCTCCCCTTGGAGAAACGATCACCGTCAACGGCGTGACCGTCCGTTTTCATCCGGCCGGCCATGTGCTCGGCTCGGCGCAGATCGCCGTCGAGGCGAATGGAACGCGGATCGTCGTCTCCGGCGACTATAAACGGCGGCCGGACCGGACCTGCCGGGCTTTCGAGCCCGTTCCCTGCGACGTTTTCATCACCGAGGCGACCTTCGGCCTCCCGGTCTTTCACCATCCGGATGACGGCGCCGAAATCGCCCGGCTGCTGATGTCGCTAAGGCAGTTTCCGGAGCGCGCCCACATGGTCGGCGCCTATGCACTCGGCAAGGCGCAGAGGGTCATCGCCCTCCTGCGTCAGCAGGGCTATGACGAGCCCATCCATATCCATGGGGCGCTCGCCAGGCTGTGCGAATACTATCAGAACGAGGGCATCGCCCTCGGTGAGATCCGACCTGCGACACTGGCCGGCGAGAGCCGGCGGGATTTCGCTGGCGCCATCGTTATCGGCCCGCCCTCGGCCTTTGCTGATCGCTGGGCGCGGCGCTTCGCCGATCCCCTCGCTGGCTTCGCCTCAGGCTGGATGCTCATCCGCCAGCGTGCCAAGCAACGCGGCGTCGAACTGCCCCTCGTCATATCCGACCACTGCGACTGGGCCGAACTCACGGGAACGATACGCGAGATCGCGCCGGCCGAAGTCTGGGTGACACACGGCCGGGAGGAAGCTCTGGTGCGCTGGTGCGAATTGCAGGGCATTCCGGCGCGTTCCCTCCACCTCGTCGGCTACGACGACGAGGGAGAGTGA
- the lysS gene encoding lysine--tRNA ligase, with the protein MNEKTATASLSSDATEVRAQKLKLLREQIGDVYPAHFHRTMTNAELAKKYDDLEPDTETQDVVTVAGRVFSSRNSGMFMDIHDASGKIQIFSHKDTTPEDARTLLPMIDIGDIIGVTGIVRRTKRGELTINAKSITMLTKSLLPMPEKWHGLSDIELRYRKRHLDIMTNEESKLRFQQRSRIVSGIRRFMENDGFMEVETPMLHSVYGGATAEPFKTHHNTLKLDMFLRIAPELYLKRTLVSGLTDKVFEINRNFRNEGVSTRHNPEFTMMECYWAYADYEDVMDLVERLFAELALLVHGKTEFTYGDKEISFKGPFRRVPMPDAVKEVTGIDFLAMNTDEEARSAARAAGFEVEKDWTWGECLAFVFEEKVEPTLIQPAHVTHFPKDISPFAKEVPGEPRLVERFETYCNTWELGNAFSELNDPEEQRARMVEQLEQAHARGEKAKQLDDEFLDAIDQGMPPAGGLGIGVDRLIMLLTNAPSIRDVILFPARRHKAD; encoded by the coding sequence ATGAACGAGAAGACAGCAACGGCCAGCCTTTCCTCCGACGCTACGGAAGTGCGCGCACAGAAGCTGAAGCTCCTGCGCGAACAGATCGGCGACGTCTATCCGGCGCATTTCCACCGGACGATGACCAATGCGGAACTCGCGAAGAAATATGATGACCTCGAGCCGGACACCGAAACGCAGGACGTCGTGACCGTCGCCGGCCGCGTCTTTTCCTCGCGCAACTCCGGCATGTTCATGGATATCCATGACGCTTCCGGCAAGATCCAGATTTTCTCGCACAAGGACACGACCCCGGAGGACGCGCGGACGCTGCTGCCGATGATCGACATCGGCGATATCATCGGCGTTACGGGCATCGTCCGCCGGACCAAGCGCGGCGAGCTGACGATCAACGCGAAATCGATCACGATGCTGACCAAGTCGCTTCTGCCTATGCCGGAGAAGTGGCATGGACTCTCCGACATCGAGCTGCGCTACCGCAAGCGCCATCTCGACATCATGACCAATGAGGAGTCGAAGCTCCGATTCCAGCAGCGCAGCCGGATCGTATCCGGAATCCGCCGTTTCATGGAAAATGACGGCTTCATGGAAGTCGAGACGCCGATGCTGCATTCGGTCTATGGCGGCGCCACCGCCGAGCCGTTCAAGACGCATCACAACACGCTGAAGTTAGACATGTTCCTGCGCATCGCGCCGGAACTCTACCTGAAGCGCACGCTGGTCTCGGGGCTGACCGACAAGGTCTTCGAGATCAACCGCAACTTCCGCAACGAAGGCGTCTCCACCCGGCACAATCCGGAATTCACCATGATGGAGTGCTATTGGGCCTATGCCGACTACGAGGACGTGATGGACCTCGTCGAGCGGCTGTTCGCCGAACTGGCGCTCCTGGTCCACGGCAAGACGGAGTTCACCTACGGAGACAAGGAAATCTCCTTCAAGGGTCCGTTCCGCCGCGTGCCCATGCCGGACGCCGTCAAGGAGGTGACCGGCATCGACTTCCTGGCGATGAATACCGACGAGGAAGCGCGGTCCGCCGCGCGCGCGGCCGGCTTCGAGGTCGAAAAGGACTGGACCTGGGGCGAGTGCCTCGCCTTCGTCTTCGAGGAAAAGGTCGAGCCGACGCTGATCCAGCCGGCCCACGTCACCCACTTCCCGAAGGACATCTCGCCCTTCGCCAAGGAAGTGCCGGGTGAGCCGCGCCTTGTCGAGCGTTTCGAGACCTATTGCAACACCTGGGAACTCGGCAATGCCTTTTCGGAGCTCAACGATCCGGAAGAGCAGCGCGCACGCATGGTCGAGCAACTCGAACAGGCACATGCACGCGGCGAGAAGGCAAAGCAGCTCGACGACGAATTCCTCGATGCGATCGACCAGGGCATGCCACCGGCCGGAGGCTTGGGCATCGGCGTCGACCGCCTGATCATGCTTCTGACCAATGCGCCGTCGATACGCGACGTTATCCTGTTCCCGGCCCGACGCCATAAGGCTGATTGA
- a CDS encoding cisplatin damage response ATP-dependent DNA ligase, with product MKAFAELLDRLVLTPQRNAKIRLLADYFREAGDPSRGYALAAIAGTLTLNTVKPQLIRDLLLERMDEVLFRYSYDYVGDLAETVSLVWEPPEERVAADIPLGEVVERLQMAGRSEVRSLVRDMLDQLDTSGRFAFLKLVTGGLRIGVSARLAKQALAEMGGRDVSEIDTLWHGLTPPYLPLFLWLSGEADMPVLTTPAVFHAVMLATPVGEGDLEGLDPADFAAEWKWDGIRVQLANIGGVRRLYSRSGDEISGAFPEILDAADFTGVIDGELLVGGTARGNQATGTFADLQQRLNRKTVNRKLLEDYPAFIRGYDILFSGERDIRAEPFQARRQALGRLIDAASPQHFDLSPLVPFSTWEELDRLRSNPPDPVIEGVMLKRLDSAYVAGRAKGPWFKWKREPFNIDAVLMYAQRGHGKRSSYYSDFTFGVWTESDGQTVLVPVGKAYFGFTDAELEILDRFVRDNTVERFGPVRAVRAEPDSGFVVEVAFEGLNRSTRHKSGVAMRFPRIARLRADKLPRDADRLETLQAMIEMKGPR from the coding sequence ATGAAGGCCTTCGCCGAACTGCTCGACCGGCTGGTTCTGACGCCGCAGCGAAATGCCAAGATCCGTCTGCTTGCGGACTATTTTCGCGAGGCCGGCGACCCGAGCCGCGGTTACGCCCTTGCCGCGATCGCCGGAACGCTGACGCTCAACACTGTCAAGCCCCAACTGATCCGCGACCTCCTGCTCGAGCGCATGGACGAGGTGCTGTTTCGCTATTCCTATGATTATGTTGGCGATCTCGCGGAGACCGTCTCGCTGGTCTGGGAGCCACCTGAGGAGCGCGTTGCAGCCGATATTCCGCTCGGAGAGGTCGTCGAGCGGCTGCAGATGGCGGGCCGGTCCGAGGTGCGATCGCTGGTCCGCGACATGCTCGATCAACTCGACACATCGGGCCGCTTCGCCTTTCTGAAGCTCGTGACCGGAGGCCTCAGGATCGGCGTTTCGGCACGGCTGGCGAAACAGGCGCTGGCGGAAATGGGCGGCAGGGATGTCAGCGAGATAGACACCCTTTGGCACGGATTGACGCCGCCCTATCTGCCGCTTTTTCTCTGGCTCAGCGGCGAAGCGGACATGCCGGTCCTGACAACGCCGGCGGTGTTTCATGCCGTCATGCTCGCCACACCGGTCGGCGAAGGCGACCTCGAAGGGCTGGATCCGGCGGACTTCGCGGCCGAGTGGAAATGGGATGGGATCCGTGTTCAGCTGGCGAATATCGGCGGCGTGCGGCGGCTCTATTCGCGCAGCGGTGACGAGATTTCCGGCGCCTTTCCCGAAATCCTCGACGCGGCCGACTTCACCGGCGTCATCGACGGCGAACTGCTGGTCGGCGGAACGGCACGCGGCAACCAGGCGACCGGCACTTTCGCCGACCTGCAGCAGCGCCTGAACCGCAAGACCGTCAATCGCAAGCTGCTCGAGGATTATCCCGCTTTCATTCGCGGCTATGACATCCTCTTTTCCGGCGAACGGGACATTCGGGCCGAACCGTTCCAGGCGCGCCGCCAGGCCCTCGGCAGGCTGATCGACGCGGCATCTCCCCAGCATTTCGACCTCTCCCCGCTCGTCCCGTTCTCCACCTGGGAGGAGCTCGATCGGCTTCGCTCGAACCCGCCGGACCCGGTCATCGAAGGCGTCATGCTGAAGCGGCTGGACTCTGCCTATGTCGCTGGCCGGGCGAAGGGACCCTGGTTCAAGTGGAAGCGGGAGCCCTTCAACATTGACGCCGTGCTGATGTATGCGCAACGCGGCCACGGCAAACGCTCGAGCTATTATTCCGACTTCACCTTCGGCGTGTGGACGGAGAGCGACGGGCAAACAGTCCTGGTCCCGGTCGGCAAGGCCTATTTCGGCTTCACCGATGCCGAACTCGAAATTCTCGACCGCTTCGTCCGCGACAATACGGTCGAGCGCTTCGGTCCGGTACGTGCGGTCCGCGCCGAGCCCGATTCCGGTTTCGTCGTCGAGGTCGCTTTCGAAGGCCTGAACCGTTCCACCCGGCACAAGTCGGGGGTGGCGATGCGCTTTCCGCGTATTGCCCGCCTCCGCGCGGACAAGCTGCCGCGGGACGCCGACAGGCTCGAAACATTGCAGGCGATGATCGAGATGAAGGGACCGCGCTGA
- a CDS encoding HlyD family secretion protein — protein sequence MSVTSTSSAARVRPVGDDFEVVETPEAEAPAPASEAPSVAEKPAADVAVPQKKRRKPVLPVLGLALLAAGAWYGYDWWTNGRFMVSTDDAYIEGDIATISPKVSGYVAKVDVVANQHVKAGDPLVTLDDGDYRIAAEQAEAQIATQKLALSRFDAQIAGAKASLSQAEAQKTAFEATVRGAELTQKRASDLQSKAVGTVASRDNADVALDQARANLAGAEANIAAAKANITVLEAQRTEAQSTIRSLELARDKANRDLGFTVLKAPYDGVVGNVAVQVGDLVSAGQRLAALVPVDQLYVDANFKETQIAHLVPGSKVQIHVDAYDEHPIEGTVASIAPASGSVFSLLPAENATGNFTKVIQRVPVRIKIPADVLAEGHLRAGLSVVVDVDTRTAPDQSKVAAAK from the coding sequence ATGTCTGTTACCAGCACCTCCAGCGCTGCCCGTGTCCGTCCTGTCGGCGATGATTTTGAAGTCGTGGAGACTCCGGAGGCCGAGGCTCCCGCGCCCGCAAGCGAGGCCCCATCGGTCGCGGAGAAACCGGCGGCCGACGTTGCTGTACCCCAGAAGAAACGCCGCAAGCCGGTGCTGCCGGTTCTGGGGCTGGCGCTGCTCGCCGCCGGTGCCTGGTACGGCTATGACTGGTGGACCAACGGGCGGTTCATGGTTTCGACCGATGACGCCTATATCGAGGGCGATATCGCGACGATCTCGCCGAAAGTGTCCGGCTATGTCGCCAAGGTCGACGTGGTCGCCAACCAGCATGTGAAGGCCGGTGATCCGTTGGTTACGCTCGATGACGGCGACTATCGCATCGCTGCGGAGCAGGCCGAGGCGCAGATCGCCACGCAGAAGCTGGCGCTCAGCCGCTTCGATGCGCAGATTGCCGGTGCCAAGGCGAGCCTCAGCCAGGCCGAAGCCCAGAAGACAGCGTTTGAGGCAACCGTCCGCGGCGCCGAACTGACGCAGAAGCGCGCCAGCGATCTCCAGTCCAAGGCCGTCGGTACCGTCGCCTCACGCGACAATGCCGATGTCGCGCTCGATCAGGCGCGCGCAAATCTCGCCGGTGCCGAAGCCAACATCGCTGCGGCCAAGGCGAATATCACCGTGCTCGAGGCGCAACGCACCGAAGCGCAAAGCACGATCCGTTCGCTGGAGCTCGCGCGCGACAAGGCCAATCGCGACCTGGGCTTCACGGTGCTGAAGGCACCCTATGACGGCGTCGTCGGCAATGTCGCGGTTCAGGTCGGCGATCTCGTTTCCGCCGGACAGCGTCTCGCGGCCCTAGTTCCGGTGGACCAGCTCTACGTCGATGCCAACTTCAAGGAAACGCAGATCGCGCATCTTGTGCCGGGCTCCAAGGTCCAGATCCATGTCGACGCCTATGACGAACATCCGATCGAAGGCACGGTCGCCTCGATTGCGCCTGCATCCGGCTCGGTCTTCTCGCTGCTGCCTGCGGAAAATGCGACCGGCAACTTCACCAAGGTCATCCAGCGCGTTCCGGTGCGCATCAAAATTCCGGCCGATGTGCTGGCCGAAGGGCATCTGCGCGCGGGCTTGAGCGTCGTCGTCGACGTCGATACCCGCACGGCGCCCGATCAGTCGAAAGTGGCTGCAGCAAAGTAA
- a CDS encoding AraC family transcriptional regulator translates to MSAIGRAIWFIESHFAEDISLDEIAEAAGLSRYHLSRIFGLSTGRSISAYIRGRRLSDAAEALANGTSSILEVALDAGYGSHEAFTRAFREQFGVTPESVRKQGHVRNVELMEPIRMDDARTLKIEPPRFEESPGLLLAGLAETYAYNRTEGIPSLWQRFNAHFGNVPGQRGNIAYGVCTQSDGEAGRFRYMAAVEVDDTDGLPAGFTVLKLPRQRYAVFLHKGHISAISTTAHHIFGSWLPESGLEHGQLPDLMEKYDERFDPRTGMGVVEMWVPIKQ, encoded by the coding sequence ATGAGTGCCATCGGCAGGGCGATCTGGTTCATCGAGAGCCATTTCGCGGAGGACATTTCGCTGGATGAGATCGCCGAGGCCGCGGGCCTGTCGCGCTACCATCTGTCACGCATTTTCGGGCTTTCGACCGGCCGCTCGATCAGCGCCTATATCCGCGGCCGGCGCCTCAGCGACGCCGCCGAAGCGCTTGCCAATGGCACATCCAGCATTCTCGAAGTGGCCCTCGACGCGGGCTATGGCTCGCACGAGGCTTTCACCCGTGCCTTTCGCGAGCAGTTCGGCGTGACACCTGAGTCCGTCCGAAAGCAAGGGCACGTCCGGAATGTCGAACTGATGGAGCCTATCAGGATGGACGACGCACGCACCTTGAAGATCGAACCGCCGCGTTTTGAGGAGAGCCCCGGGCTTCTCCTCGCCGGTCTCGCTGAAACCTATGCCTATAATCGCACCGAAGGCATCCCTTCGCTCTGGCAGCGCTTCAACGCCCATTTCGGCAATGTGCCCGGCCAGCGCGGCAATATCGCCTACGGCGTTTGCACCCAGTCGGACGGTGAGGCCGGTCGCTTTCGCTACATGGCCGCGGTGGAAGTCGACGATACGGACGGTCTGCCAGCCGGCTTCACCGTCCTGAAGCTGCCCAGGCAACGCTATGCCGTATTTCTCCACAAAGGGCACATATCGGCGATCTCCACGACCGCCCATCACATTTTTGGGTCGTGGCTTCCGGAATCCGGGCTGGAGCACGGCCAGCTTCCGGACCTGATGGAAAAATATGACGAGCGCTTCGATCCCCGCACGGGGATGGGCGTCGTCGAAATGTGGGTGCCGATAAAACAGTAA
- the gltX gene encoding glutamate--tRNA ligase, translating into MADPAVRVRIAPSPTGEPHVGTAYIALFNYLFAKKHGGEFILRIEDTDATRSTPEFEQKVLDALKWCGLKWSEGPDIGGPYGPYRQSDRKDIYKPYVEKIVENGHGFRCFCTPERLEQMREAQRAAGKPPKYDGLCLSLSAEEVTSRVAAGEPHVVRMKIPTEGSCKFHDGVYGDVEIPWDAVDMQVLLKADGMPTYHMANVVDDHLMKITHVARGEEWLASVPKHILIYQYLGLEPPKFMHLSLMRNADKSKLSKRKNPTSISYYTALGYLPEALMNFLGLFFIQIAEGEELLTMDELAEKFDPENLSKAGAIFDIQKLDWLNARWIREKLSEEDFAARVVAWAAENDRLKEGLKLAQSRISKLGELPDLAAFLFRSDLGLQPAAFAGVKASPEELLEILNTVQPDLEKILEWNKESIEAELRAIAERMGKKLKAIVAPLFVAVSGSQRSLPLFDSMELLGRAVVRQRLKVAAQVVASMAGSGK; encoded by the coding sequence ATGGCAGATCCAGCAGTCCGGGTGCGCATTGCACCCTCTCCCACCGGCGAACCGCATGTCGGCACAGCCTATATTGCGCTGTTCAACTATCTCTTCGCAAAGAAGCACGGCGGCGAGTTCATCCTGCGCATCGAGGACACCGACGCGACGCGCTCGACGCCGGAGTTCGAACAGAAGGTGCTCGACGCGCTGAAATGGTGTGGGCTGAAGTGGTCCGAGGGCCCCGATATCGGCGGCCCCTACGGGCCCTATCGCCAGAGCGACCGCAAGGACATCTACAAGCCCTACGTCGAGAAGATCGTCGAGAATGGCCACGGCTTCCGCTGCTTCTGCACGCCCGAGCGGCTGGAGCAGATGCGCGAGGCGCAGCGCGCCGCCGGCAAGCCGCCGAAATATGACGGGCTCTGCCTCAGCCTCTCGGCCGAGGAAGTGACCTCGCGCGTGGCCGCCGGCGAGCCCCATGTCGTGCGCATGAAGATCCCGACCGAAGGCTCGTGCAAGTTCCACGACGGTGTCTATGGCGACGTCGAGATTCCGTGGGATGCGGTCGACATGCAGGTTCTGCTTAAGGCGGACGGCATGCCAACCTATCACATGGCAAACGTCGTCGACGACCATCTGATGAAGATCACCCACGTCGCGCGCGGCGAGGAATGGCTCGCCTCGGTGCCGAAGCACATCCTGATCTATCAGTATCTCGGCCTCGAACCGCCGAAGTTCATGCACCTGTCGCTGATGCGCAATGCCGACAAGTCGAAGCTGTCGAAGCGCAAGAACCCGACATCGATCTCCTACTACACGGCGCTCGGCTACCTGCCGGAAGCGCTGATGAACTTCCTTGGCCTGTTCTTCATCCAGATCGCCGAAGGCGAAGAACTGCTGACGATGGACGAACTGGCGGAAAAGTTCGATCCGGAAAACCTTTCCAAGGCTGGCGCGATCTTCGACATCCAGAAGCTCGACTGGCTGAACGCGCGCTGGATCCGCGAGAAGCTTTCCGAGGAAGATTTTGCCGCACGGGTCGTCGCCTGGGCGGCTGAAAACGACCGCCTCAAGGAGGGCCTGAAGCTCGCCCAGTCGCGTATCTCGAAGCTCGGCGAACTTCCCGACCTCGCGGCCTTCCTGTTCAGGTCGGATCTCGGCCTGCAGCCGGCGGCTTTTGCCGGTGTGAAGGCCTCGCCGGAAGAACTGCTCGAGATCCTCAATACCGTTCAGCCGGATCTTGAAAAGATCCTCGAATGGAACAAGGAATCGATCGAAGCGGAACTGCGCGCGATCGCCGAGCGCATGGGCAAGAAGCTGAAGGCCATCGTCGCGCCGCTCTTCGTCGCCGTGTCAGGCTCGCAGCGCTCGCTGCCGCTGTTCGATTCGATGGAACTGCTTGGCCGCGCCGTCGTGCGCCAGCGTCTGAAGGTCGCGGCCCAGGTGGTCGCATCGATGGCGGGCAGCGGAAAGTAA
- a CDS encoding nucleoside hydrolase has product MHKVIFDTDPGVDDAMALLFLHRHPDIDLIGITSVFGNASVETTTRNALFLKQAWNIAAPVARGLGETFNHGRPHVGWPTGIHGEDGLGNIDVPETIDLPLDPRPAHRFIIDTLRTNPGEVTLVAVGRMTNLALALRDDPEIAGLVKDVVIMGGAFDVPGNITPAAEANIHGDPEAADVVMTAPWPVTVIGLDVTTRTVMTRAMLVDIAERGGAPARLLSDISQFYITFYEQHVDDGMIVHDSCACAYVVAPELFRTRSGSVRVVCGGIADGQTIQRPDARLFPPSPWDGLPSQKVCTGIDAEGVLKLIADTLSLSH; this is encoded by the coding sequence ATGCACAAGGTTATTTTCGATACGGACCCCGGCGTCGACGACGCGATGGCGCTTCTCTTCCTGCATCGGCACCCGGACATCGATCTCATTGGCATCACCTCCGTTTTCGGCAATGCCTCGGTTGAGACGACGACGCGCAACGCGCTTTTCCTGAAGCAGGCGTGGAACATCGCAGCGCCGGTCGCCAGGGGGCTTGGCGAAACCTTCAATCACGGTCGCCCCCATGTCGGCTGGCCGACGGGCATTCATGGCGAAGATGGGCTTGGCAACATCGACGTGCCGGAAACGATCGACCTGCCGCTCGACCCCCGTCCGGCGCATCGTTTCATCATCGATACGTTGCGCACCAATCCCGGCGAAGTGACGCTCGTCGCCGTCGGGCGGATGACCAATCTGGCGCTGGCATTGCGCGACGATCCGGAAATCGCCGGGCTGGTCAAGGATGTCGTGATCATGGGCGGCGCTTTCGACGTTCCCGGCAACATCACGCCGGCGGCGGAAGCCAATATCCATGGAGACCCGGAGGCGGCCGACGTGGTGATGACGGCGCCGTGGCCCGTCACCGTCATCGGTCTCGATGTGACCACGCGGACGGTGATGACACGGGCCATGCTGGTCGATATCGCCGAGCGCGGCGGAGCGCCGGCCAGACTCCTGTCCGACATCTCGCAGTTCTACATCACCTTCTACGAGCAGCATGTCGATGACGGCATGATCGTCCATGACAGCTGCGCCTGCGCCTATGTGGTTGCGCCGGAATTGTTCCGCACCCGCAGCGGCTCGGTTCGCGTCGTCTGCGGTGGCATCGCCGATGGCCAGACGATCCAGAGACCGGATGCGCGCCTCTTCCCGCCGAGCCCTTGGGACGGCCTTCCGAGCCAGAAGGTCTGCACCGGCATCGACGCCGAGGGCGTGCTGAAGCTGATCGCCGATACGCTCTCGTTGAGCCACTGA